TTGGTGACCGTGTTATTTTTGATAGGACTTACTATGTATAGTATAGGTGGAATATATGGCTGCTAAATTAATACTTGCTTGTACGGTGTGTGGTTCCAGGAATTATAGTGTACCGGCTAATCGTAATCAAGCAGTTCGGTTGGAATTAAAGAAATTCTGTAATACATGTAATGCCCACACCCTACACAAAGAAACAAAATAGTGGAGTGCCACTTGGGGTATTGATATTAGTTGGAGGTTACAAACGGATGTTTAAATTCTTTCGCAATGTTGCATCAGAAATGAGAAAGGTCAGCTGGCCTAAACGTAAAGAGTTGACGCGCTACACAATCACCGTTATTACGACAGTGGTATTTGTTGCCCTTTTCTTCGCTGTCATCGACCTTGGCATCTCAGAACTTATGCGATTGATCATTGGTTCTAAGTAAGGGAAAACAGAGAATTAGTTGTATATATACCATGAAAGCATGGTATAATGAATGTTAATAGAGTACATGACCTTAGAGCCCGTTATCTTTTTACGGGTTTTTTCATTTGCAGAAAAGGCGAATAGGTATTCTTAAATAGCGAGGAGGGACGGACGTTTAGTCCTATTACATGGAGAAGAATTGGTATGTCGTCCATACTTATTCAGGATACGAGAACAAGGTAAAAGCAAACCTTGAAAAGCGTGTTGAGACGATGGGGATGCAAGATAAGATCTTCCGCGTGATCGTGCCTGAAGAAGAAGAGACAGATTATAAGAATGGCAAGAAGAAAGTCGTGAAGAAGAAAGTATTCCCAGGTTACGTCATCGTAGAAATCGTCATGACGGATGATTCCTGGTATGTTGTGCGCAACACGCCTGGTGTGACAGGATTTGTCGGTTCATCGGGTTCTGGATCCAAGCCGACTCCGTTATTGCCTGAAGAAGTAACAAATCTTCTGAAGCAAATGGGCATGACTGAGAAGAAAGTAGAGATCGACTTTGAATTGGGAGAGACGGTAAGAGTGAACGAAGGTCCGTTTGCGAACTTCACCGGCTCGATCGAAGAGATTGATAATGCGAAGTCAAAAGTGAAAGTCCATGTTAATATGTTCGGCAGAGATACCCCGGTAGAACTGGATTTCTCTCAAATTGATAAATTATAATGGAAAAGAACTTGAAATCACTCTGAAAAAATGATACTATTTCATAAGTCAGTGCGTCTCCGCAAAGAGATACTGAAACTAATAGACGTTCTTTATGTTGATAAAGACATTTTTTACATGAGTGGGAGGGTGAAAAACCCAATAACCACATCACGGACTTAAGGAGGTGTGTCTCGTGGCTAAAAAAGTTATTAAAATGGTTAAATTGCAGATTCCTGCCGGTAAAGCTAATCCAGCTCCACCAGTCGGTCCTGCACTAGGTCAAGCAGGTGTTAACATCATGGGATTCTGTAAGGAATTCAATGCTCGTACAGCAGATCAAGCTGGCTTAATCATTCCTGTTGAAATTACGGTATTCGAAGACCGTTCATTTACATTCATCACAAAAACTCCACCCGCTGCTGTTCTTCTTAAGAAAGCTGCTGGTATCGAGTCTGGTTCAGGCGAACCAAACAGCAAGAAAGTGGCAACACTTAAACGCGATAAAGTACGTGAAATTGCTGAAACAAAAATGCCTGACTTAAATGCAGCTAGCGTTGAATCAGCTATGCGCATGGTAGAAGGAACTGCACGCAGCATGGGTATCGTCATCGAAGACTAATACCAGGCTCCGTTTGCACTCAAGGTTCCTGTTGAACAAGGTTGCGATGATGAAATGTACGTTTCACTCGCAACCTTATTTCGTGGGAGGTTATTCCGCTAAAACCACATATAGGAGGAAATAAAAATGGCTAAAAAAGGTAAAAAGTTTCTTGAAGCTCAAAAGCTTGTAGACCGTTCTACAGCTTATTCAGTTGAAGAAGCAATCGAATTAGTAAAGAAAACAAACTTCGCTAAGTTTGACGCAACGATCGAAGTAGCGTTCCGCTTAGGTGTAGATACTCGTAAAAACGACCAGCAAATCCGTGGAGCAGTTGTACTTCCACACGGAACTGGTAAAACTCAAAAGGTTCTTGTATTCGCTAAAGGCGAAAAAGCAAAAGAAGCAGAAGCTGCTGGCGCTGACTTCGTAGGTGATGCAGAACTAATCAACAAAATCAACCAAGGTTGGTTCGAGTTCGACGTAATCGTAGCAACTCCAGACATGATGGGTGAAGTTGGTAAACTTGGTCGCGTATTAGGACCTAAAGGTTTAATGCCAAACCCTAAAACTGGAACAGTTACATTCGACGTAACGAAAGCTGTCAACGAAATCAAAGCTGGTAAAGTTGAATACCGTGCTGACAAATCAGGTAACGTACACGTTCCTGTTGGAAAGATTTCTTTCGACAACAACAAGCTTGTTGAAAACTTTGCTACAATGTATGAAACAATGCTTAAAGTTAAACCTGCTGCTGCAAAAGGAACTTACATGAAGAACGTTTCTGTAACTTCTACTATGGGACCTGGCGTTAAAGTCGATCCTTCAACTTTCGCAGTTAAGGCATAATTTGGTATTGACTTACTGAGAGCTAGTGATTATAATTAGTTCTGTTGTTAAAAAACAAATACATTTGTACCGTAGACAGTAGGTGCTCTTCAAGAGCTTAATGCCCTGCCGAGGTAATTGCGATAAAATAACCGCTTTTAGCGTGTTTGCAATGCCCTTATGTCTACCTTGATATAAGGGCATTTTTTATTGGATGACGGTATAAATGTTCATCAGTCAATCTACAGGAGGTGTAATGATGAGCAGCATTCTAGAGCAAAAGCAACACATCGTTGGAGAAATCTCTGACAAGCTAAAAAACAGTGTATCTACAATCGTTGTAGATTACCGTGGCCTAGATGTTTCCGAAGTTACTGAACTTCGTAAACAACTTCGTGAAGCTGGTGTCGACTTCAAAGTGTACAAAAACACGATGGTACGTCGTGCAGCAGAAGAAGCTGGTCTTGAAGGGTTAAACGAATTCTTAACTGGTCCAAACGCAATCGCGTTTAGTTCAGAGGATGTAGTTACACCTGCAAAGATCCTTAACAGCTTCGCTAAAGAACACGAAGCGCTTGAAATCAAAGCGGGTGTCATCGAAGGAACGCTTACTTCAGTTGAGGATGTTAAAGCAATCGCTGAACTTCCAAACCGCGAAGGACTTCTTTCTATGCTACTCAGCGTGCTTCAAGCACCAATGCGCAACTTCGCGTTGGCAACAAAAGCCGTTGCAGATCAAAAAGAAGAGCAAGGCGCGTAAGTTAAAGCAAGTCGTTTAAATAAAAAACAAAGCAACCATAACAAGGAGGAAATTTAAAATGAGTAAAGAGCAAATCATTGACGCGATTAAAGAAATGTCAGTTCTTGAATTAAATGATCTAGTAAAAGCAATCGAAGAAGAATTCGGAGTAACTGCTGCTGCACCTGTAGCTGTAGCTGCTGGTGGCGCTGACGCTGCTGCAGAAAAAACTGAATTCGACGTTATCCTTGAGAACGCTGGATCTCAAAAAATCAAGGTTATCAAAGTAGTTCGCGAAATCACAGGTCTTGGCCTTAAAGAAGCGAAAGAAATGGTTGATAACACTCCTAAAGCTCTTAAAGAAGGTATTTCTAAAGAGGAAGCTGAAGAACTTAAAGCTAAACTTGAAGAAGTTGGAGCTGGCGTAGAAGTTAAGTAATGATTGTATAGATGAAAAGCTCGCTATATTGGCGAGCTTTTTTCTTGTCTGACTTCTATCAGAACGTAAACAGGTCCTTGTCGGCTTATGTTTTTCATAGAGTGGACAAAAGGTACCAAAAGATGGAGATGATAACATGACCAATCACTATTATTCCCATAACCCGGATGTAGAAAGTAACCCTCAAACCATTGACTTTGAATTAAGGGGGAACGCCTTCAGGTTCACAACGGACCAAGGTGTTTTTTCGAAGAAAGAAGTTGATTTCGGATCGCGCGTGTTGATTGAAGCATTCCAGTGGCCGGAAGCAGAAGGCGCAATATTGGATATTGGCTGCGGGTATGGTCCGATCGGATTGTCTTTGGCCAAAGAGGCTGAAGAACGGACGGTCCATATGATTGATGTGAACGAACGTGCTTTATCCCTTGCGAGAGAGAATGCAAAAATGAATCATGTTCAAAATGTCAGTATCTATCAAAGTGATCGATATGCCAATGTCGTTGAAAAAGAGTTTGCCGCCATATTGACAAACCCGCCGATTCGGGCTGGAAAAGAAACGGTCCATTCGATCCTTGAGCAAAGTTACGACCATCTGAAGGGGTACGGTGAATTGTGGGTCGTTATCCAGAAGAAGCAAGGTGCTCCTTCTGCGATGGAAAAGATGGAAAAATTGTTCTCGAACGTTGAGATCGTCACCCGGAAAAAGGGCTACTACATCTTGAAATCGGTCAAAGAAATCCGTTGACGTAGCATACTTGCTATGATAACATTATAAAATGCAAAAATATTATTTTCCGGTATTATGTCCACATGTATATATGTTGGATAAATTGGAAAAGATTATAAAATAATAGTTCGTCATTTGAAAATGAGGTTTTATCATTAAAACCCTTTTTCTTTTTGTCTTGTGTAGACTTGTATTTCTACCAAAAGGCATATAGACACAACCAAAACGCTTGATTTGAGGGGTGAATCAGTTGACAGGTCAACTAGTTCAGTATGGACGACACCGCCAACGCAGAAGTTTTGCGCGTATCAGTGAAGTTTTAGAATTACCGAATCTAATCGAAATTCAAACTTCCTCGTATCAATGGTTTCTTGATGAGGGGTTAAGAGAAATGTTCCGTGACATTTCTCCGATTGAGGACTTCACTGGTAATCTCTCTTTAGAATTTATTGACTATAGTCTGGGAGAGCCAAAGTACTCGGTGGAAGAATCAAAGGAAAGAGATGTTACTTACTCTGCACCGCTTAGAGTAAAAGTCCGTCTTGTGAACAAGGAAACAGGAGAAGTAAAAGATCAAGACGTATTCATGGGTGACTTCCCATTGATGACAGACACAGGTACGTTTGTTATTAATGGAGCTGAGCGCGTTATCGTATCTCAGTTAGTACGTTCACCAAGTGTGTACTTCAGCGGAAAAGTAGATAAGAACGGAAAGAAAGGGTTTACTGCTACCGTTATACCAAACCGCGGAGCTTGGCTTGAGTATGAAACAGATGCAAAAGATGTTGTATATGTGCGAATTGATCGAACTCGCAAACTACCGGTAACGGTTCTTTTACGTGCCCTTGGGTTTGGCTCTGATCAAGAAATCATCGATTTGATCGGTGACAATGAGTACATTCGTAACACACTCGAGAAAGACAACACGGAAGGTATCGACAAGGCATTGCTCGAAATTTACGAGCGTCTGCGTCCGGGAGAGCCTCCTACAGTAGAAAATGCCAAAAGTTTACTCGTTTCTCGCTTCTTTGATCCAAAGCGTTATGACTTGGCAAACGTTGGACGTTACAAAATGAATAAAAAGCTTCACATTAAGAACCGTTTATTCGGTCAGACTCTTGCAGAGACACTTGCAGATCCGGAAACGGGTGAGATCCTTGCAGAGAAAGGCACGGTTCTTGACCGTCGCGCGCTTGATAAGGTCATCCCTTATCTTGAAAACGGAATTGGTTTCAAGAAATACCAACAATCCGGCGGCGTATTAGATGAAGACGTCGTTCTTCAATCTATCAAAATCTATTCTCCTAACGAAGAGGGAGAATTTGAAATCAACGTAATCAGCAATGCGTATGTTGAGGAAGAGGTTAAGTACATCACGCCTGCAGATATCATTTCTTC
The nucleotide sequence above comes from Bacillus sp. KH172YL63. Encoded proteins:
- the rpmG gene encoding 50S ribosomal protein L33 codes for the protein MAAKLILACTVCGSRNYSVPANRNQAVRLELKKFCNTCNAHTLHKETK
- the secE gene encoding preprotein translocase subunit SecE, whose amino-acid sequence is MFKFFRNVASEMRKVSWPKRKELTRYTITVITTVVFVALFFAVIDLGISELMRLIIGSK
- the nusG gene encoding transcription termination/antitermination protein NusG; this encodes MEKNWYVVHTYSGYENKVKANLEKRVETMGMQDKIFRVIVPEEEETDYKNGKKKVVKKKVFPGYVIVEIVMTDDSWYVVRNTPGVTGFVGSSGSGSKPTPLLPEEVTNLLKQMGMTEKKVEIDFELGETVRVNEGPFANFTGSIEEIDNAKSKVKVHVNMFGRDTPVELDFSQIDKL
- a CDS encoding class I SAM-dependent methyltransferase, translated to MTNHYYSHNPDVESNPQTIDFELRGNAFRFTTDQGVFSKKEVDFGSRVLIEAFQWPEAEGAILDIGCGYGPIGLSLAKEAEERTVHMIDVNERALSLARENAKMNHVQNVSIYQSDRYANVVEKEFAAILTNPPIRAGKETVHSILEQSYDHLKGYGELWVVIQKKQGAPSAMEKMEKLFSNVEIVTRKKGYYILKSVKEIR
- the rplA gene encoding 50S ribosomal protein L1, which encodes MAKKGKKFLEAQKLVDRSTAYSVEEAIELVKKTNFAKFDATIEVAFRLGVDTRKNDQQIRGAVVLPHGTGKTQKVLVFAKGEKAKEAEAAGADFVGDAELINKINQGWFEFDVIVATPDMMGEVGKLGRVLGPKGLMPNPKTGTVTFDVTKAVNEIKAGKVEYRADKSGNVHVPVGKISFDNNKLVENFATMYETMLKVKPAAAKGTYMKNVSVTSTMGPGVKVDPSTFAVKA
- the rplL gene encoding 50S ribosomal protein L7/L12; its protein translation is MSKEQIIDAIKEMSVLELNDLVKAIEEEFGVTAAAPVAVAAGGADAAAEKTEFDVILENAGSQKIKVIKVVREITGLGLKEAKEMVDNTPKALKEGISKEEAEELKAKLEEVGAGVEVK
- the rplK gene encoding 50S ribosomal protein L11 → MAKKVIKMVKLQIPAGKANPAPPVGPALGQAGVNIMGFCKEFNARTADQAGLIIPVEITVFEDRSFTFITKTPPAAVLLKKAAGIESGSGEPNSKKVATLKRDKVREIAETKMPDLNAASVESAMRMVEGTARSMGIVIED
- the rplJ gene encoding 50S ribosomal protein L10, translating into MSSILEQKQHIVGEISDKLKNSVSTIVVDYRGLDVSEVTELRKQLREAGVDFKVYKNTMVRRAAEEAGLEGLNEFLTGPNAIAFSSEDVVTPAKILNSFAKEHEALEIKAGVIEGTLTSVEDVKAIAELPNREGLLSMLLSVLQAPMRNFALATKAVADQKEEQGA